One region of Manis pentadactyla isolate mManPen7 chromosome 9, mManPen7.hap1, whole genome shotgun sequence genomic DNA includes:
- the LOC118914892 gene encoding olfactory receptor 2AG1-like: MELWNSTLGSGFILVGILKNSGSPKLLWVTIAVLYMLALTSNGLLLLVITMDTRLHVPMYLLLSQLSLMDLMFASLVTPKMLVDYLRGESTISFGGCAFQMLAILTVGGAEDLLLTFMAYDRYVAICHPLNYMVLMRPRVCWLMVATSWMLAFLNSVIHTSYTMHFPFCMSREIRHLLCEIPPLLKLACADTSRYELMVYVMVVLFLMPTFAAILASYTFVLVAVLHMSSGERRQKALITCSSHLTVVGMYYGAAMFMYIQPSSYHSPQQDNVLSVFYIIITPVLNPLIYSLRNKEVMGAFKRALGRITSVWRW, from the coding sequence ATGGAGCTCTGGAACTCCACCCTGGGAAGTGGCTTCATCTTGGTGGGGATTCTCAAGAACAGTGGGTCTCCTAAGCTGCTCTGGGTCACAATTGCAGTCCTATACATGTTAGCTCTGACCAGCAATGGCCTGCTGCTCCTGGTGATCACAATGGACACCCGCCTCCATGTGCCCATGTACCTCCTACTCAGCCAGCTTTCTCTCATGGACTTGATGTTTGCATCTCTAGTTACTCCCAAAATGCTAGTGGATTATCTGCGTGGGGAGAGCACCATCTCCTTTGGGGGCTGTGCCTTTCAGATGTTGGCCATTCTCACTGTGGGAGGTGCAGAAGACCTGCTACTGACATTCATGGCCTATGACAGATACGTGGCCATTTGTCATCCTCTGAACTACATGGTCCTCATGAGGCCAAGGGTCTGCTGGCTCATGGTGGCCACATCTTGGATGCTGGCTTTCCTGAACTCTGTGATACACACCTCATATACTATGCACTTTCCTTTCTGCATGTCCCGAGAAATCAGGCACCTGCTCTGTGAGATCCCACCTCTGCTGAAGTTGGCCTGTGCAGATACCTCCAGATATGAGCTCATGGTGTATGTGATGGTTGTGCTCTTTCTTATGCCTACCTTTGCTGCTATCCTTGCCTCCTATACGTTTGTCCTAGTTGCTGTGCTCCACATGTCCTCGGGTGAGAGGAGGCAGAAAGCCCTCATCACATGCTCCTCACACCTGACTGTGGTAGGAATGTACTATGGAGCTGCCATGTTCATGTACATCCAGCCCAGTTCCTACCATAGTCCCCAACAGGACAATGTCCTCTCTGTATTTTATATTATCATTACTCCAGTACTGAACCCTCTTATCTATAGTCTGAGAAATAAGGAGGTAATGGGAGCCTTCAAGAGAGCATTGGGGAGGATTACTTCTGTCTGGAGATGGTAG